CAAAGGGCCCTATTTTCTGGATCTCCTCAaagtttgaagaaaaaaaaaacatgtcattgTCCTGCTGAATGGAACCTATCCCTTATAACCGCAGCGGAAAATCTCTACGAGCAGAAATGTAAATAAGTTCATTTGGTCGCCATGCGAGACTGACGGCTGTGGCCCTGTTGACTCTTCGGTCAAGGAGTGGTGCTCATCTGTAATGGTGCACGGGATTGTATACTTCTACAACTGCTGCGGGACTACAACTCATATTCTCTCAAATGCTTAAAAGGTGGGGTTccaaacttaaagggattgtccagagtAGAAAACCTCATTACTAAACACCCTATTAGGTACATCTGAGTAAATACAGATGGGGGCTCTCCTCACCCCTGTTCAGAATCCTCATCTCTTGGTCAGAATGTACAGTAAGAACAAggagtgtctgtctgtctctctctctctgtctggagGACCTTACCTGTCCTGGGTTACACAGACTACCCAATGATATGTATTGACACTGTGCAATACTTTATTtaccctgtggtggtgctgcagagaAATTGAGCTATTTACTACCAGGTTTCCCCACAGATTGCAGCTGATCGATTGGATTCCAGCAGAAGGACAGTGTCAAAGCTTTGTGCCAAAGGCCAAGCAAGTAGGGATTGGAGACcgtgaaaaatccctttaaagggaatttgtcagctctaTACTATGGTCTGAGCTCAAGATTTATAAATGATGTACAAGGTTTAGAGCTGGAAGCACATCAAttatggaggggtgggggagggaggaggcatgcatgctgcagcttagtACTGCCTCCTTGACCCTTGAGCCACATGCATGATACAGacatgacagattctctttaaagcatATTCTACACCAAAACTCAATCCTTAGCAGTTTATTAAAATTTTCAAGATCACTGCTTACTGTAAGTGAATTGGAACATTCTTGGTTTTATCCGATGGCTGAAACCCCTATACAGAGCTGAGAGCGTGCTACAATAGTTACATAGTTTTACCATACAGTGTCTTGCCTCCAGGGCCTCCAGTCATCAGCTGTTCTCTGCAGAGAAACCTTGCAGCAACTATTCAGCTGCCTCTACAGCACCCCCCTAGGAGACATTAGGTATTACACCTGAAACATTTGATGATGAATTGTATATGTGACCCAGAGGCTGAAGTACAATATGTGTGGTAAACTGGTGTAATCAGCTGGGGAGTCCAGCAGTGCGTGTTCAGTTTTACAGCAGCGCCACCAAAGGGGAACTGGAGTATTGCATAcatctcattgaaatcaatttgcTTTCTACCTAATAATGCTCAAATATATCAAGTCCTCCAGAGTAAGATGTACTCTGATTAATAAACGATGTCATGAATTGAGGCCGCTAATATAAAATCAGAATTTCCTAATAGTTTAAGAAATGGGTTTTCCCCTTTAAGAGCTTACAGTGTGAgtataatttgggggggggggggggacataaagtGACCCACCAGTGGTAAATGCACAGGATCTTGGTCCCAGATTTCAAGTCCATAACAAATACATTTAGAGGCATTTCAAAAATTATCTTTATGCTGCACAGATACAAATGCAGTTGGTAAAAAAGTTAACCCCCCATCACTTGCTGAAGCGTGCAAATCCCCACTGTGCATCGATAGGATCCTGCATCTGTGTTACACTAAAGTTTCTGCAAAGCTGGTAACCACATGCAACGTGAAGTTTCCACTCCATAGTAAGTGTGCCTCGCCCACGCCCTGCCCACCAAACACAGGCGGCTATGTTATAGTATGACATAACATGGCACAGTATACAGCCAGACACACACTTGTTTAACCCTTTCTATAGACCTAGGGTCTATAACACCCAGTGCCCTTACCTCACATCAGTTATATGGTAGATGTCAGAAATCATACTCTGCAACACATGTAAAATCAGAATACAATTTaccatgtaatacttcatttctcctgtgggggcgctgcaggggAGTTAAACAGTTGCTAATAGGTTTTGCTACCAATCACGGACTAtagctggaggtcccagcagcaagATACAGTATGATTAACTTATAGCTGGGGGTTATAGTGGACATTCTCTATAAGAAGCTGTTTTATTTGTGCACAGAGTTAAAACTATGAGGGtgttttaaggatttttttttctccttcctatAAACCAGATTTGCTTTCTAGTGTTTCAGGTATGATCCTGTGCTGGCAATCTCTGATACCTGAACAAAATTTGTGTATGCAAATAAGCGAAGCAGAACGTGACTTCCAGCGGCCATCTTTATTTGTATACTTTATTGTAAGTGTAAATTACAGTCCCTCAGAGTCATGCCAGTTCACTGTGTTTGGCTTCAGGAGTTTGCACAGGGTGACTGTAGttacaattttaggctatgtgcaaacacagtaagagaccggccgttccgtaacccgtcCGGTAAcatatattctcgtaataatcacggacgttgtaCAACGGGCGTgggtttacgaaaatatacgttgtgtgaacatagcctaagggtgtttcCCAAATTTATGTTGGCCttagggccagcgtcagcacggGGCTTGCTGGGGCAAGTGTGGGGGCCCACAACGCCTCTAAGGgcccagagaaggagaggggctcggtgttctaatgttcagctcactcactgtagtgcagggtgattgggccgaacatcagaagacacgggagatggagcaggacctgcacagagagagaaaagggtgaaggacctgatcacatgacttgaAGAATGTGTGGAGATCAGCCCCTcagggaggaagagggagaagactgagctgtatgtgctgtgtgttagtgtctgagtgtcaatcagtcagtgtctgtgtcagtcagtgttagccagtcagtcagtgtcagttagtGTCTGTGTTAATAATGTGTGATTGTGTATGTTAgaggtgtctcaagtgattgtgcatagtgtgtggatgatgcaTAGTAGATGGGTGAGGGGctcgctgaggctctgtcacccgagggcccacaaaaacctggagccagccctggttGCCCTGTTGCATTTACATAGAAAACCAAAGACACTTCACATATAGCTTTTTTTGCCTACAACTCCTACACGAATCTATGTGttaccatggtaacagactacaaataaaccctGTATAGTCTGATACTGTAGTCATACTCCCTTTTATGTGACCTCTTCTTTTTGGTAAGTAATGTGTGTTTATCCTAAAAATACCATAATACATATGGCGGTACATTTGgcactatatagtatacactatATTGTACAGTGCCAGGTACgttacagtgtatagtgtattatataacaataataaaactttttgatAAAAATGTGCGCCTTTCACCTAACAAAACCTtgaataaccccctttaaaatgGCTGCTCGATATGGAAAATTTTAAGGAAAATTATAGAGAAACTGACGGTTCTATGAGGTGATTTATTCCTCCCCTATTGTTCTCAATTCTACCAATCCAACAATCGACTGGAAAATATTTCCCAGCTTCTACCAGCGCGGTTAATAAATCTGCCGGGATAAGATTTGCAGGGCCGGAAAGTACCATAATATTTCGGGCATATCTTGTACTTTTCATCAAAAGACAGCGTAGTGCAAAAAGCGATATGGAAAAGCAGGCGCTCCGACTTGTAGGTCCATTAATAGGAACAGACTGGGCAGATGGTGTGAAGATTGTGGCGTACACACCTATCATAGGAGTATGAAAACAAGAGCGCTACACAACACGGCCAGGAACCTCCACTAATATCTCCATGAAAGGAAATACTCATTTTGAGTACAATCTGGAAATGTGAGCTGTCTGAAATcgacttaaagggcaactccactaAGTATATGTTTATACATAGACAGGATCAGAATTCATGATTGTGTATAGTGTTTTATAGGttttatatgtaattttttgGGTGCTGAAATTTGCGACCCTAATGCTTTGCAGGCAAGGACAGGATTCAAACCTGCCCTGGAGTGGATGTGTCCTTCGGTGACAACTACTGTTATCTTACAGCCATATCATATCCCTTTCTGGAGTTTTTCTTTGATGTCGTAGGATGAATGTCCTTTTTTTAGAGAGTATTTCGCTGAATTGTTTACAGGGTGTCTGACAGTAGCTTTCTCCTCTCTGCCTATATCAGTTAATACAGTACGTGCACACTCAGCCAAACTGAGCATGCATGTAACTGGATGGACTACGAGATAGCCAAGTCATATCTATGTATCATAGCTATGTAATGAGACAAGACTCAATGGCTGCCATATTGGTtttcaccaagctttcccaggtATAGATAAAACAGCTAGAATTTATAAGAACTTGCAAGAAGAAAGGCTTGTACTGGATGAAGAGCACATGTGGACTGTAAATCATACATAACAAAGAGCCGCTTCCCCTCAGAGACCCCGCTTCCTGTGACATGCATTGCTGGCCCATTACAGCGACATTCCACACTCCAATATGCATTGAAGTATATTTTCTTTACCCCCAGCATGCGTTTCCTATGGACAGACGTATAGAGGATCAGGCAGAAATAGCTATTTTGTTTTTTCTGGAATTGGTCCCGCAGCTGCTGTGCTATTTTTATCCCTCCGCTCGATACGTGTTCCATAAAGAGTGAATTCTGCCACAATGGCAACCGTGCCGCGCACCCTCCCTGTCCAATGGATGGTTTTTATACTGCACTGTGGTCCGCTGATTCCCACAGATTATATAAAAAGTACAAGAGGGTAGACAGCTGTGAACAGGATTTATAGGCTGCAGCTGGTATAATAGACCTGCTGCGGTATGGATGTGGTAGCACTACAGGATTCAGGATGCCCTGCTAGCTAAAAGGTAGCATGCTGCAAATTTTACTTCCACACAAACTGCTTCACATTGGATGGTGACTTCTACTGCACACTGTCATACAGTACATAACTATACCATATTGTAcataaatattaccgccatattagGTAGTGGCCCAATAAGCGTGCCAGAATTTTGCAACAGAGGTCCACCATAGCGATATACAGCTCATATAACATAAAGAGTCTCTGTTGCAATTCCACTTAATAGCGCCATATAATGCTCAAATATTACCAACATACAATAACTAAATAACAGGTATACATCCAAGCTAATCTAATGTACTTGACTGGTGACATACTGCGCAAATAACAAACTTTAAAGTGTCTAAGTTACATTGCTGCTTAATagcgccatatagtgcccaaataataccaacatacaatacatacaagcTAATCAAATGTATGGTACTAGTGATGTACTGCGTAAATGATAAACTTGAAAGTGTCTAAGTTACAGTGCCACTTAATAGCGCCATAtaatgcctaaataataccaacatacaatgCCCAAACAGCTTCATCCATAAGGTAATCCAGTCGCAGTCCTATCGTAAGattctccttgttgcccatagcaaccaattacagctcagctttcatctctcACAtcactctggtaaaatgaaagctgagctgagatTGGTTGAACAGAGAAGACACTGAGCTTTGTGGGGAATCAGAGGTGTCTTCACTTTGACATGGTGGAAAATCCCTTGAAGTACTGGTCGTCTTACAGCGATGACTGGAACCATGTGTTCAGCACCCGACAAGGGAAACATCTGTGCGGCATTTGCATTTTTCTGTGATTGCTCGTGTATCCTCAGGGCACGTCCATCCATGAGCCAAACACATACCGGGAGATGGAACCCATCCACATAGATCAACCCCCGTCTGTAAGCATGTGGGGATTCAGagaattagattgtaagctcttctgaTGCAGATTTCAGCATGAATGAGCACACTGTGTATACACGCTGCAGTATATGTTATACATCAGGTgatataatgtatattatgtatataactCATATGATCGGAAATGCAGAGGGATTGGTCGGGGGTCGGTATATAATGACATTCAGACAGGGCTTAACTACGGTCTGGGGTCCTCTGGACAAAACAAACATCTTCCTAATAATAGTGTGATTCCATATCCATATAATATAGCCATGCCAAATTGTGCCCATATAACATAGCCATGCTGTGTCCATGTAAcagaagcagtaaaaaaaaaactatactccaTACTCCAATACAGCTATACTACACTATTCCCATATAACacagccatacagtgcacatatgACAGTACATTACAGTATATAAACTGAGCACTATACAGTGTCCATATAACATGgccatactgtgcccatatatcatagccatatagtgcccatataacataGCCATTCTATGTCTATGTAACATAGCCATACCGTGCTCAtataacatagccatatagtgcccatataacataGGCATACTATGTCTATTTAACATAGCCATACCATGCCCATATAacacagccatatagtgcccatataacataGCCATACTATGTCTATGTAACATAGCCATACCGTGCCCATATAacacagccatatagtgcccgtATAACATAGGCATACTATGTCTATTTAACATAGCCATACCGTGCCCATATAACACAGCCATATAGTGCCTATATAACATAGCCATACTATGTCTATGTAACATAGCCATACCGTGCCCATATAacacagccatatagtgcccgtATAACATAGCCATACTATGTCTATGTAACATAGCCATACCGTGCCCAtataacatagccatatagtgcccatataacatagccatactatgtgtatgtaacaTAGCCATACCGTGCCCAtataacatagccatatagtgcccatataacataGCCATACTATGTCCATGTAACATAGCCATACCGTGCCCATATAAGACAGCCATATTGTGCCCATATAACATAGCTACACTGTGGCCATGTAACTTAGCCATACCGTGCTCATATAACAAAACCAATAAGAAAACTATACACCATAAAGTGCTCATATAACAGAACCATTATGAAAAGTATATACCATAGGGTGCCCATATAACATACCTATACAATGCCtaaactacactcaccggccactttattaggtacacctgtccaactgcacgttaccacttaatttctaatcagccaatcacatggcggcaactcagtgcatttaggcatgtagacatggtcaagataatctcctgcagttcaaaccgagcatcagtatggggaagaaaggtgatttgagtgcctttgaacgtggcatggttgttggtgccagaagggctggtctgagtatttcagaaactgctgatctactgggattttcacgcacaaccatctctagggtttacagagaatggtccgaaaaagaaaaaacatccagtgagcggcagttctgtgggcggaaatgccttgttgatgccagaggtcagaggagaatgggcagactggttcgagctgatagaaaggcaacagtgactcaaatagccaaccgttacaaccaaggtaggcagaagagcatctttgaacgcacagtacctcgaactttgaggcagatgggctacagcagcagaagaccacccgttactagcatggtgtacctaataaagtggccggtgagtgtatatgccaTACTATGTCTATACACCAAATCGATAAAATTTAGCCATACAACAAAAAATACCAGACTTTTCTAGTACATAAACTATACACCATACTGGGCCGAAAGGATTCTATCGTACTGTACCCATATAACAAAGCCATACAATGCCCAAATACAAAAACTTCAAGTTGTCTAAGCTAAATGCCATACTGTGTCCCTATAGCTCTGCCATATCATGTGCTACAGTTATACAGTGCTGaaactatataccatatactgttccAATAACATAGTTCCAGTAACAAAGCCTTACAATGCTCAAATACGCCATAATCTTTTCCAATAGTATCACTATATAACTGCTAAATTATCAAAACAATACAATGCAAAAACTGTACACTACACAGTACAGCTATACTATGCCCATATAACACAAgtatactgtgcccatataacaCAAGTATACTGTGGCCATATaacagagaaacagatcgctgatcttagggagaccagccaaacgataacactgccggctgccggttaaagcgctcaatgcagtgtaatcttaggtgcattgctccctgggaaacatgaatatgcacaagaagagcccatggagcctatttaagagtctcgaaacacaggactagccagatatccctccaggaaggacccagccaaggggtggctcctgtagggaaaccaccaaaaccaccatattaagtggccccataagtcaatgtaatgacaagggaaaaaccaaggctagctatccatccacatacagctgttttggggtgttgcccctcatcagtgtggagcaggattctgaataagtgggagcaatgcctagtagagccataagagagacagatcgctgatctcagggagaccagccaaacaacaacactgccggctgccgggtaaagcgctcaatgcagtgaaatcctaggtgcattgctccctgggaaacatgaatatgaaaATATGCATATAACACAAGCATACTGTGCCAATATAACATAAGCATAAATATAACACAAGCATACTATACCCATATAACACAAGAATACTATGCCAATATAACACAAGcatactgtgcccatataacacaagcatactgtgcccatataacaCAAGCATACTGTGCCCACTTACCACAAGcatactgtgcccatataacacaagcatactgtgcccatataccacaagcatactgtgcccatataccacaagcatactgtgcccatataacacaagcatactgtgcccacataccaCAAGCATAATGTGCCCATATACCACAAGcatactgtgcccatataacaCAAGCATACTGTGCCCATATACCACAAGCATACTGGGCCCATAAAATACAAGCATACTGGGCCCATATAATACAAGcatactgtgcccatataacaCAAGCGTACTATGCCAATATAACACAAGCATACTGTGCCCATATACCACAAGCATACTGTGCCCATATACCACAAGCATACTGGGCCCATAAAATACAAGCATACTGGGCCCATATAATACAAGcatactgtgcccatataacaCAAGCGTACTATGCCAATATAACACAAGCATACTGTGCCCATATACCACAAGCATACTGTGCCCATATACCACAAGCGTACTATGCCAATATAACACAAGcatactgtgcccatataacacaagcatactgtgcccatataacacaagcatactgtgcccatataacaCAAGCATACTGTGCCCATATACCACAAGCATACTGGACCCATAAAATACAAGCATACTGGGCCCATATAATACAAGcatactgtgcccatataacaCAAGCGTACTATGCCAATATAACACAAGcatactgtgcccatataacacaagcatactgtgcccatataacaCAAGCATACTGGGTTATACAACATTAAAATACCAGAACTATGGGATGCATAAACCATACACCATAACAGACAAACATAGCAGACATTCACTGCTATGAGATTTGCTTGGTCAGCGGTCGGTGACTGTTCACACTGAGATGGCATTTACTGCATATACGTCATATATCATACAGCCACGGTGGCGCACCACCACTGATCTGTTGTCACAAGTTACTATTTGACTACTTAATATAAACTTCTGCAAAGACGTCTTCTTTACAGGAAGGTGGTGTTTTCTGGGTGACGGTCCCCGGGTACTACGTGAAGTTCATGCAGCTGGGTGTGGTGGAACTAATGCAAGGGCTGAGAGCAGGAGGTTATGTCATATTTCCTCTGTGTTATTAAAGCACCTTTAAAAAATTTCTCAAAATCTAGAGACGTTTCTTCTAGGACGTTTCTGGCTGACACGGTggtggttgtcactcagctttctgcaGATCCTGAATGGCTAAATAAAATCTGCATATTATGTAAAATTATGTCCCTACCCCCACCTTCCTTCTGTATAAGCCTTTTTACAGTTACAATCATGAACCAGGAAGATCAGGATGGGCTCTCCAACTGTTGTAcaactccaactcccatcatgcccagacagccaaaggcaacagctggagaaccatagtttggggaacagCTGATGGTTACATGATAATCCAACAAGttataaaaacatagaaaaagagTCGCATTCAAAATACTGCATAAATTTATGACAGATTATAAGTCAGTTGTGGAACAAACATGGAAAAaatcttaaaaagaaaaaatataaatgtaatttcatatataaatataaccaAGCTGAATTTGTATGATGTAGCTGAGCCGAGAACATCATGAAGAACAACTCATGGTGATAAAATGTCATTGACACTGCAGCACCCCAATACAAGGTAACACTTACCACTCTTGGCTTCTGCTCAATAGTTTGAAGAAACGGGGTGCTGTGTTCGGGGGATTTTTCAGGATCGCTGGATACGTCGTCCTCAGACTCATCCCATGAAGACGAGAAGCCCGTAGATGAAGCTGAAGATGAAGATAATTTCCTAGGAAGATTAGTAGGATTGATGCTGAGGCTATTACCGTCCACTTCACAGTCTTCCCCATGGTCAGTGACTATGACAGCAGGGATAGGTCCTGGAGAAGTAACCCTTGGTGGGGTGGTCTTAGAAGGGTCTTCTAAAGAGGTGTTGAAGTTTTGCTCAGATTTGGTTCTATCGCAAGTTCTATATGTGTCCAGTGATGGTGATACTGGGACCACTGATGGAGTTCCTAAAACCCGAGATGATGATACTGGGACCACTGATGGAGCTCCTAGAACCCATGATGATGATACTGGTGCTACTAATGGAGATACTGGAACCACTGATGGAGTTCCCGGAACCACCGATGGTGATATAGGTGAAGGAGGGGTAGAAGTTCCTTCCAAACTGGAGCAAGATGACTTGTGCCCCCTATCTTGACCAAAACTAAACACACTATCCTCCCGCTTACCAAACCGTAGCGGTGATGGGGACCTGCTACTCAATCGAGGACTTCTAAGCACTGGAGAAACGGGGTGGTTTTGGGCTTGTATATGGGCTTCGAAGAGTCCCACCACCTGATTGACCTGAACATTTTGGAGCTCCCGTTGTATCTGAGCCAGGCGTCTCTTCTCCTCAGTTTCCCCAAGTCCTGTTCCATTGCCATGCCCTATCCCCAACAAAGACCCCGACCGTGAATCTATTACAGAAACTGCCTCCCCCACATTCCCGCCTTGAAGCCGTAAAGGCGAGGGACACCTTCTAACTCTTGCTAGCCTCGGAGAATGGTCATCTCTGCCGTTAAAACTAGGACTACGACTTCTTGACGTGGAGCGTTCTCCTGACTCAGGAAAGACGAAGGAGGTTGTGTTATTTCTGGGAGAGTTGCCGGGGCTGGTTCCAGGACTATGGAGAGGCAGTGGTGGTCGGACTAACAGTGGACAGTAGGTGCTACGTCTCTCGGGCACTGGCAGCACTGGTCTCTGGCTTGTCTTCGTCACACTGTTGTTATTCATAATGACCAAGCTATTCAAGGCATAGCAGTACATAGCCATAGTCCTGTGAGGAGTGAAGACACTGAGCGAGCTGGGCACCAGTGGCTCACACTCACAGATCCCCGAGACTTCTTCTCATCCCCAGCACTAACATTGCTTGAAGAGTTGAGTAGACGACGACCCCGACCTccataaaaaaaatcagctgtaaaaaagaagaaaaaagagacAAATGTAAATGACTTTGgcgggactctctctctctctctcgagaTCATAGAACAGTCTGCAACTCGACAAGTTCATGACTGTCGTTCACACTGATGTTACAAAGCCATTTTGCATATACCTGCCCAAGACTTACAACCTGTATTGTAAACAAGGCATGATGTCAGACACAAGATCGGGCTTGTAGAACCATCCCAGAAATGTGAGCGAGGCTCTGAGAGTCACTTCTCCATCAATTTGCCTTTTTGTTATAAGATTATATTTGTGAAACAGAGTGGGGGGAAAATGTATCCCTCGaaaatccataataaaaaaaattatggacaatttaaagggaatctgtcacataaaATAAGATGTCTGATTTGCCACGTTACGTTATAGAGCCGGAGGAGGTGAGCAGATTGAAATATAGTTTTGTAGGTAAATATATAGAAGGCAGAGTTTAATGGCCAGTCCTCActaagtaggaccgcccactggactcctaaacccaaAAAGAGTAGTGGTTTAAGTTAATAAATGACAAGGTATACAGAATCTTTCCCCACAGAACTATATATTAatttgctcagctcctcctgccctATACCAGGATGCTGCTCGATCACACACTCATTAAGCATTACAGATTGCCTTTAAGGTACATATTGCAGAAAATTCTACAAATTATTACAATAATTTATTTTAGAACTAATTTTTGACAATCGTTAAATCGTTATGTCACCATATCAAAATGAATGGCAAGGCAACTCCTTTTTTGGGGTAGATTCCATATGTTATACTTGCCTACATCTAAAATTTTTGATCTtataatcagatttttttttttacatataagccccgcccctggcgCTGTCCTCCAAATGGATACGCCCACTAGAGT
This sequence is a window from Dendropsophus ebraccatus isolate aDenEbr1 chromosome 15, aDenEbr1.pat, whole genome shotgun sequence. Protein-coding genes within it:
- the ITPKB gene encoding inositol-trisphosphate 3-kinase B, with amino-acid sequence MAMYCYALNSLVIMNNNSVTKTSQRPVLPVPERRSTYCPLLVRPPLPLHSPGTSPGNSPRNNTTSFVFPESGERSTSRSRSPSFNGRDDHSPRLARVRRCPSPLRLQGGNVGEAVSVIDSRSGSLLGIGHGNGTGLGETEEKRRLAQIQRELQNVQVNQVVGLFEAHIQAQNHPVSPVLRSPRLSSRSPSPLRFGKREDSVFSFGQDRGHKSSCSSLEGTSTPPSPISPSVVPGTPSVVPVSPLVAPVSSSWVLGAPSVVPVSSSRVLGTPSVVPVSPSLDTYRTCDRTKSEQNFNTSLEDPSKTTPPRVTSPGPIPAVIVTDHGEDCEVDGNSLSINPTNLPRKLSSSSASSTGFSSSWDESEDDVSSDPEKSPEHSTPFLQTIEQKPRVSKSWRKIKNMVHWSPFVMSFKKKYPWVQLAGHAGSFKAAANGKILKKHCDCEQRCLSQLMNDILKPFVPAYHGDVLKDGEKYNQMEDLLSEFESPCVMDCKMGVRTYLEEELTKARKKPSLRKDMYVKMIEVDPTAPTEEENQQRAVTKPRYMTWRETISSTATLGFRIEGIKKEDGTVNKDFKKTKTREQVMAAFREFTKSNVNILKSYLNRLEDIRSTLEQSSFFKTHEVIGSSLLFIHDKREQAKVWMIDFGKTTPLPEGQELNHRIAWVEGNREDGYLYGLDNLIDILRELANEKDTD